Proteins encoded by one window of Deltaproteobacteria bacterium:
- a CDS encoding MBL fold metallo-hydrolase — translation MGDPTGGPPSSAWTERKRGKPSDGGEEGQDPLGYCTASLLQIGKGMKHLFLAIFLLTSCSPILSLENPFEEVSRSDEIVVKSDPPLKIIAIDVGQGDATLVIGPNRRSLLIDGGPEGSDKIIRQIFLREGIIEPDWILLSHYDIDHIGGVPGLLESFSNPPTLIDRGMITDQDHPLFTEYLRLAGDRQQEAVPGESFDLGDGASAQIIIVNGQYVDGKQVHLNPDEENAASIGVLVTYGDFEYLTLGDLPGGGSPGGYPTKNLEDHVAEIVGDIDVLHLSHHGSETSNSEYFLKTTRPENAVISVGADNDYGHPAPTILNRLEQLEIPIFRSDQHGTIRILSEGDSFEIQKERKRRLAS, via the coding sequence GTGGGTGACCCGACTGGGGGACCCCCATCGAGCGCCTGGACCGAGCGTAAGCGAGGGAAGCCGTCGGATGGGGGTGAGGAGGGGCAGGACCCGCTCGGCTACTGTACGGCCTCACTTTTGCAAATTGGCAAGGGAATGAAACATCTTTTCTTAGCTATCTTTCTCTTAACTAGTTGTTCACCTATTCTCTCCCTTGAAAATCCGTTTGAGGAGGTCTCACGATCGGATGAGATTGTTGTAAAAAGCGATCCCCCTCTCAAAATTATAGCGATCGATGTCGGGCAAGGCGATGCCACGCTCGTGATCGGCCCGAATCGCCGCTCTCTCCTCATTGACGGAGGCCCCGAGGGGAGTGACAAAATTATTCGTCAAATCTTTTTGAGAGAAGGGATTATAGAACCAGATTGGATCCTTCTCTCCCATTACGATATCGATCACATCGGAGGCGTTCCGGGACTGCTCGAATCCTTTTCTAATCCGCCGACCCTGATTGATCGCGGAATGATAACCGATCAAGACCATCCCCTCTTCACCGAATATCTTAGGCTGGCCGGCGACCGACAGCAGGAGGCGGTACCCGGAGAATCATTCGATCTTGGTGATGGGGCCTCGGCACAAATCATCATTGTGAATGGACAATACGTAGATGGGAAACAAGTTCACCTAAACCCTGATGAAGAAAACGCCGCCTCTATAGGAGTTTTGGTTACTTACGGTGATTTTGAGTACCTGACGCTCGGTGATCTGCCGGGAGGAGGCTCACCCGGCGGTTATCCAACCAAGAATCTTGAGGATCATGTCGCAGAGATTGTGGGAGATATCGATGTCCTGCATCTATCGCATCATGGGAGCGAAACAAGCAACTCAGAATATTTTCTCAAAACAACTCGCCCCGAAAATGCCGTTATTTCGGTCGGAGCGGATAATGATTATGGGCATCCTGCCCCCACCATCCTGAACCGTCTAGAACAACTTGAGATCCCGATCTTCAGAAGCGATCAGCATGGAACGATTCGTATTCTCTCCGAAGGCGATTCCTTTGAGATTCAAAAAGAGAGAAAGAGGCGGCTGGCTTCGTAA